The genomic interval GGGTTCGAACCCCGCCGCGGTCACTAAAAAAAAAACATGAAATAGAATAAAATTAAATTATTCTATTTCATGTTTTTTTTGTTAATGCAGCACCTTTATGGTAGCGGGACAAGGGCGAAGTGAACTAACGAAGTAATACCAATAATGATTATAAAATAGTTCCGTGTACAGTCGAGAACCGCTATTACACCACGAATGAGCTACCTATGACGTTTTGTTTTAAATACCTAAATTACAGACACCTAAAAAACACACCCCTAGCCCCCTCTCAAGAGGGGAATTAGAAGTGCTAACATTCAAATAACGTCATTTTATATTGCTTTTTTTAGAATAAAAATTACTCCTCGATTTGACAAAAATTAGATTGGACTATTAGATTGTACAGGTTTTGGTATAATTAGCTCCTAAAAAAATACAATCAAAAAAGGCTGACCTTGACAGTCAGCCTTTTATTTTTAAATAGTAGAATTATTGTTTAATTAATTTTCCTTTATAAACATCTGTATTATTTTTGATGACATAAATGTAAATTCCTGTGGCTAAATCTGAAACAGAATATTCGTTGGATTCATTTTTTGTAAATTGTTTAACTAATGTACCGTTCATCGAGTAAATTTTAAAATCTTGATACGCCAAGTTTTCAACAATTTTCACGACGTTTTTTGTTGGATTTGGATAAATAATAGGGCTGTTGCTGTCCGATTGATGATTGTTTACTTTTAAAAGTGTATTTGGATTAGGGTCTGTGGCAACATACCAACCGCTTCCTCTAGTTGAGGCGTAATATTTTCCGGGTGTGTTATAATCAATAGCAATATCATTAACCCGATCAGATTGGCCATTTCCTTTGTTGAATTTGATCCAACTATTTCCTGAATCTTTAGAAAGATAAGTTCCTCCGTTTATTTGTCCGATTGTAGTGTTTGGTAAGGTAGAAACTAGTATTGTTCGGGTGTCGTATTTTGCTACTTCTACACGGTGTGTCCAGGGGTAGTCGAATATTTTTGACCAAGTTTGCATGTTGTCATCACTTACCCATAATCCACCACCATTGTCAGAAACATTATTAAAACCACTGGTGATATATGCTTTTCCATCTTTGTCAAAATGAATATCATTGATTCCTGAAGTTCCAGAAATGACTGTAGTTGTACTTACTTGCGCCCAATTGCTTCCGTAGTCAGTTGTTTTGTATAAGCCTCCATTGTTACCAATTACTGCCGCATATAATATATTGCTAGCATTTGGGTCAATGGCAATTCGAGCTACATCTAGGGAGCTTGGTAAACCTGTGTTGATTTCGGTCCAAGTTGTGCCACCATCAGTAGACCTATGTACGCCCCATCCTGTAACAGAGTCTCCAACCCATTCTATTCTAATGGATGATCTAGGAACGCAAAAATACATGTTGTTGGTGTTGTTTTTGTCTATCAATAAACACATTTGGTGTACTGCTTGGTCACCGCCTCCAGCAGGCTCAGGCCATGGCAATGGAACAGGAGTTCCTACAGTTGCCCATGTAATTCCACTATCGGTTGATTTTAGTAATTGGCCTCTTTTATCTTGACGGAAAAAAGTAGCAAACCAAATACTTGGATTTGTTGGGTCAACTGCAACAGAACTTACAGAGTGCTCTCCTGATGTTAAGTTGCGAACCGAAGCTCCCTGTGCATCCGGTCGTATTAATATACCTTCGGAATTAGTGATCCATAGGCTGTTTTCGCCTGATGGACATAATACTTTATTTGGAAGGTTTTCGCTTTGGTAAAAACCATGTCCAGGTAAATTGCTGTTTCCAGCTCCTACCCAGCTTTCGCTATTAGGTGTCGTTTCTTCATCATCAATATCTACCCAACTATCTCCGTTATCATAAGAAACGAGGCCGATTTTTGCCATTTGAGTATATAGTACGGATCCGTCAGCATTGAATTGGATAAAATTACATGATTTTTGTTCGTAATCGTCTCGATTGACCCAGTCACTTTTATATTTGATTTGGATATTGGTATTCAATGGGTTTCCTCTGTTGGTCCAATAATTTAAATCAGGACTTCCGGTATTCCAGTTTTTGCCATTTCGTACGGTTACAAACCATTTCGTTCCTCCATCTTTTGTTCTCCATAATTGTCCTGGTTTGAAATTGTTTCCCGATGCATTTGAATAGTTGTTGACTAAATAGATATTGTCAGGGTTTTTTGGGTCTACTGTAATCTGGTTGAAACGTTGTGTAATCTTAGAAGGCATGTTTGGATATTGTGCTACTGCTTCATCGTAGGTTATTCCAAAATAAAAAGCAACGTTGTTGTAATACGATTTTTTAATTCCGGAATTGCTGCTAAATTGCCTCATGTCTAAAGCTATATTACCGCTAATGTTTGTCCAAGTTTCTCCTTTATCGGTGCTTTTAAAAATCCCACCAGTGTCATCAGTTAGTGTGCTACCATCTGCTTTCCACATAATGTTGCTCAAAGCATAAAGAACGACTTGGTTCCCTGTTATGCTAGGGTTGTAATACATACTTAGGGATCGGATGACATTATTGGTGATGCCATTGGATTTTAAAATCCAAGTTGTTCCACCGTTGATACTCTTGTAAAATCCATAATTTGTTCCCGCATAAACTATATTTGAGTTTGTTGGGTCTGTGTATATTGTTTCTATTTCGGCACTAGAATGTAGTCCTGAATTTATTAATGTCCAATTAGCTCCTTTATCTGTGGTTTTCCATATTTTTCCTTGACTATTATTATGGGTATAGGATCCGTTGGGTTGTGAAAGTGGAAAATCTACTCTTCCGTAATCACGCATTCGACCAGCGCCTAAATACCAAACGTTTTCATTTTGAGGGTCAACCGCTATACAAGATAAATAAGCATTTCCTGCCTGGGCTTGAACAGACATAACACGACTCCATGATTTTCCTTTGTCTGAAGATTGGAAAAGATCACCAAGTCTTTTTCCAGTCGAAAATCCAAAATTTGCATTGGAACGGGAGAAATCTATGGAATAAGTTTCAGTTGGTCCTCTCATACCACTATTCCAAGCTCCCGCATCTTCGTTCATGATGGTTTCATATGTAAAACCTCTGTCCGTTGAACGATATGAATTTCCCATGTTGGGAGAGGTGAAATGAGTGTTGCTGTCAGTAGGGTGAGGGTAAAAAGAAGTGTTATTTCCGCTCATTCCAGGTCCAAATTGAATCCATTTTATAGATGGATCAGAGACGATATCTTTGGTTTTTATATCTGTGAAAAAAGCAGATATTGGTGGTAGTTTTTCAATTTGAATGTCATCGAAATAAATATCACCACTATCGGTTGCGCTTGGTCTAATAGAAAAAAGTACAGAGCCTGTATTATCCGTAACTGTAGAAGTAAATTCAGTCGTATATTTTGTCCAAGTCGTTGCTGTGAGTGGAAAATTGACTTGAGTTAGTTTCGTAACTCCATTGTTAGCAAAAATCTTAATGTTACTTTCTGAATTGCTAATGGGGGTTATTGCTTTGTAATAAAAAGTAATACGATAGGTGATACCGTTTTCCCAACTCAAATTTTTTGCAGTTTCTAAGTTTCCTTTTTGCGGAGCCGAATTGAACTGCATTTGAAAACCATTATTTCCTGTTCGTTTAGAAAGAGTATTGATTTCAAATTTAGGCATTGAAGAGATATTGTTTGTAGCTCCCCAATCTGTTGTTAAGTCATTCTCAAACCCACATTTAAAAAGAATGGTTTGGCTCCATATGGAATTTGGTATTAGCTGAAGCAATAAAAAAAGGTAGATATGTTTCATAAGTCTAATTGTAAAGAAAGTTAGATGGTTGGTTTTTATAGGTTACTATGGTTTAGTTTTTAAAGCTAAATTAAATATTTCTAGTATGGGTTTTGGTTTCATATGTCTTAAATGCTAAAACATATGATTTTTAATGCTTTAGATACTTGAGTCTTTTCTTTTTTTATGTAAAATATATGTGTAAATTTGTTTATCTGTTGTTAGTCAATGATTTAGTTTGTTTTTGACGACGGTTGTTAGTTTGTGGATAATGTGTAATTACAAATAATTAGAAATAATGAAACAGCAAGTTCCAGTATCAACTATTATGACTAAAAATATAGTAAAGTTAAATCTTACTGATGATTTGACTAAGGCGGAAGTATTGTTTAAAGCAAATAAAATTAAACACATTCCTGTGGTTAATAATTGTAAAATAGTAGGAATAGTAAGCCTGAATGATATGTTGCGTGTTTGTTGTACTGAAGCCGATGATGAAGCTGATATTGATCTTGAATCTGTTGTGTATAATATGTTTACAATCCAGCAGGTAATGACTAAGAGTGTGATTACAATCAAGCCTTATACCACAATTAAAGAAGCGGCTACAATTTTAGTCGAGAATGATTTTCATGCTTTACCAGTATGTGATGATGAAAATTTGGTTGGTATTCTCACTAGTACTGATTTGATAAATTATTTATTAGAGCAGTATGATATTGAAGAATAGAATTTTATATAGATTACAAATAGGCGACTATTTTTTTTATCTTACTCTCTTATAATCAAGGTTTGTAGTTTAAGAGTATTGCCACATTTGATTTTGTAATTTTTATAACAGATAAGAATGTTTTTTAAAGAGTTTTTGCAATATTTGATAGTAGCATTTTGTATCGCTCCATTTATGATTGTGATTATTTTTAGAGTTTTAGAGCCTTTTGTATGTAGGTGTTTATCAGGCCACTTTATCTTTATTGGTGTCCAGTTCTTAAAAGGATATCTCCAGGCCATCAATTAATTTTCTATAATAGATTAACAATAAAAAAAAGTATTTTGAACATCGACTGAAAGTGTTTCTAAATCATTATAGGTAAAGACATTTAGGTGATCGATGAAATGAAAGTCCTTGTAGCTGCCACTTATATCATATTGATGTTTGGATTACGGGATTTTCTTATTGGTTTTTTACCAAAATTGTAATTTATCTGGATACTTGTTTTTCTTCAGTACATCAAAATTATCATAAAGGCGAATTTAATCCAAGGGTGAAAATCGTGGTTTTTTAATGAAAGGATTTTATATTAGGGCACAGTATTTTCAATGATAATGTAAATTTGGGCTTACATGAATTTACACATGTTTTACATTTTTATTGTTTAAAAAGTAAAGAAATAAGTGTCGCAGTTTTTCAAGATGAGTTTGTCGAAGTATTGAAATATTTTAATGATGAAATACTAAATAAAAGCCTTATCGAAAAGGGTATTTCCGTTTGTATGCTTATGAAAATAAATTTGAATTTTGACTGTTATTTTAGAACATTTTTTAAACACCAGAAAAATTTAAAAAATATCATCCCGAATTGTTTGACTCTGTTTCAAGAATGCTGAACATAAGCGAAAGTACTATTATGTAAAGAGTTGATGTATTAATTTTTATAATAGATTTCTTTGGTTTTTCAATGAAAACTTCCAATGTTAATTTTGTGATTTCATTTAATGGATTGATAGTTATTTGTTTTTGTTCAGTGATTTTCAATTGGTGTTATTTTTTGTAAATTAATGTTTGAAAAAAAAGATATTTTAATCGATGAAACTTAAATTTTGCATGAATTTTTGTCTTATTTTTGGGAAAAATTTAAGAAATATTTATGACTTTAAAATCGCTTGCTTCGACAAAGTTTAATTTTATCTATTACTTTTTAGCCCTGTTTTTTTTGACCTCAAAATCAAATTTAAAAGCACAATGTGCTGGAAATGATAATGCTATTACTATTTGTGATATTTCCAATAATAATAGTAAAACGGTTAATCTTTTTAATTTATTAGGCTCCTCTGCCATTACAGGTGGGATATGGATTGATAATTTAAAGACAGGTGGGTTAAACACTTCAACAGGAGTATTGAATGTTCAATCTATTCGTAACAGTGGTGTTTTTACTTATACCTATATGGTAAATAACGGGGGCTGTGTGGATAGCTCAATAGTTACTGTAACAGTGGGAGGATATACAGGAGTTACGAGTTCCAATGTGACCGTTTGTGGAGATGATAATAATTTTAATTTATTTCAAGCATTTGACGGAAATTTTCTTCGTCCACAATTTGGAGGAGTTTGGTCTGATAATGATGGTACGGGAGCATTAAGTGGTAATTATTTTGATGCTACTAAAGTGCCTTATGAACAAATTTATTCTTTCACTTATACAATTCCTGCCATAGGAACATGCTCACAACAATCGGCTACCGTTTTTGTTAGAACAAAAAAACCAGCTATACCAGGAAGCCCCTTAGATTTATTGTTGTGTAATACGGATGATCTGTCATTATATAAAAACCTTGATTTAGATACTAGGTTATTTGGGCAAGATGCAGGTGGAATTTGGACCGAATCAGGAACAGGACAATTGTCAGGTATACTAGACACAACAATTGATGTACAAGATATTTATAATAGATTTGGAGCAGGAACTTATACGTTTACTTATACTGTGATTCCAGAAAGCCCTGTTTGTATTAGAAAAACAGCTGTTTTTACAATCATTATTGAAGACCTTTTGGACTTTACAGGTTCAACCTTAGTAGTGAATTCCGATATATGTGAAGATGATTTGCCAATCGCTACTTATCAAGCTGTTTTGCGCAGAGGAGTTATGAGTATTCCTAATGGGAGTTATTTGGTGTCATACAATGTTACTTCGGGTACTTCAATAAATTCATATACTACGCTCGCTTTGTTTTCTAGTGGTGTTTTGAATTTTATTGTCAATAAAACAAGTATTGCTAATGCTACTGATTATACGGTTAGTGTTTCAAATATCGTTAAAGAAAATAGTTTAAGACTTTGTATTAATATTATCGGTTCCATTACTGATGTGCTTCATGTAAATCCAATTCCAAAAATTAATATTGGAACTTTGAAAGTCATAGCAGCGTGTAAAGGATTTGATATTCCAGTTGAGATTTCGGGTAATACAAATTTATCAGATGGAAATTATACCATTGTTTATGGTCTATCAGGAACAAATACGATTGCAAATCAAACAGCTACAATCAATGTTGTTAGTGGAGTGGGCTCTTTTTTAATTCCGTCCAATATTTTACCTAATATAGGAAATACAACTCTTTCGATAACAAGAATTACCAATGTTCTTACGGGGTGTACCAATGCTGTTACTTTGACTAAAGGTTTTGATATAAAACCCTTGCCAGATGTTGCTGCTCTTAAAGTAAATATTCCTTCGATTTGCAAAAGGGCATCAGTGACTGTTAATTTAACAGGTTTAGGAACACTGACTAATATTAATGTGGTTTATAATATTAGCGGAGCAAACGTTTTAACCAATATATCAGTGGATTTAGTGGTAACATCTGGAAATACTTCATTTACGATCCCAGCATCATCATTTAATACTGTCGGTACAAATGTTTTTACGATAACTTCTTTGGTTGATAATACCAATGGATGTCAAGCAGTAGTTTTAAATGCTACGGCAAATTTTAGTGTTTTTGATTTACCTGTTACACCAGCATCCAATAGTTTTTCAGTTTGTAAAGTTGATAATCCTACTATTGGAGATTTAATTCCTAGCGGAAATCAGTTTCAGTGGTTTGATTCGCCTACAAGTACAACTCCTTTAGCTCCTACAATTCTTTTGATTTCGGGTACTTATTATGTGAAAGAAGTCAATTCTATTACTGGATGTCAATCCAGTTTAACAATGATTAATGTAGTTGTTAACGAAGTAGCAAAACCAACCCTAAATCCTAATGGCGAAAAGTTTTGTGGAATTGATAATCCAACGCTTCAAGAATTAACGAATAATGTGACTTATTCAGATCAATTAATTTGGTATGATGCTTCGATAAGTGGGAATGAAATTGCTTCAACAGAATTAATAAAAGAAGGTGTGAAATATTATGGGTTTAATTATTCCTCTAGTAAAAGTTGTTTTTCTGAAGTTTTGGAAGTAACGGCTAGTTTAGCAAATTGTGATATTGTAGGGGATATTTTTATTCCTGACGGATTTTCGCCAAATAACGATGGGATCAATGATACATTTAGGATAAAAAACATACCATTTATTTATCCAGATTTTAGCTTAGAAATTTTCAACCGTTATGGAAATTTAATGTTTAAAGGAGATGAAAATAAACCAGAATGGGATGGGGCAAATTCCGATTATAAAGTAGGTATCGAAGGAGCTGCGCCTAATGGTGTTTACTTCTACGTCATTAAATTCAACAAAGGAAGTTTAGCACCAAAACAAGGTAAGCTTTATCTAAACAGATAATTACATCTTCATTATTTAAATATTTTCAAATGAAAAAAACAATATTACTTGTAAGTTTTTTATTTTTTATAATAAATACCAAAGCGCAACAAGACCCTCAGTATACTCATTATATGTATAATATGAATGTGGTAAACCCTGCTTATGCCACAGGAAGTCAATCCTTATTGAATTTAGGAATGCTATACCGT from Flavobacterium ovatum carries:
- a CDS encoding gliding motility-associated C-terminal domain-containing protein, whose product is MTSKSNLKAQCAGNDNAITICDISNNNSKTVNLFNLLGSSAITGGIWIDNLKTGGLNTSTGVLNVQSIRNSGVFTYTYMVNNGGCVDSSIVTVTVGGYTGVTSSNVTVCGDDNNFNLFQAFDGNFLRPQFGGVWSDNDGTGALSGNYFDATKVPYEQIYSFTYTIPAIGTCSQQSATVFVRTKKPAIPGSPLDLLLCNTDDLSLYKNLDLDTRLFGQDAGGIWTESGTGQLSGILDTTIDVQDIYNRFGAGTYTFTYTVIPESPVCIRKTAVFTIIIEDLLDFTGSTLVVNSDICEDDLPIATYQAVLRRGVMSIPNGSYLVSYNVTSGTSINSYTTLALFSSGVLNFIVNKTSIANATDYTVSVSNIVKENSLRLCINIIGSITDVLHVNPIPKINIGTLKVIAACKGFDIPVEISGNTNLSDGNYTIVYGLSGTNTIANQTATINVVSGVGSFLIPSNILPNIGNTTLSITRITNVLTGCTNAVTLTKGFDIKPLPDVAALKVNIPSICKRASVTVNLTGLGTLTNINVVYNISGANVLTNISVDLVVTSGNTSFTIPASSFNTVGTNVFTITSLVDNTNGCQAVVLNATANFSVFDLPVTPASNSFSVCKVDNPTIGDLIPSGNQFQWFDSPTSTTPLAPTILLISGTYYVKEVNSITGCQSSLTMINVVVNEVAKPTLNPNGEKFCGIDNPTLQELTNNVTYSDQLIWYDASISGNEIASTELIKEGVKYYGFNYSSSKSCFSEVLEVTASLANCDIVGDIFIPDGFSPNNDGINDTFRIKNIPFIYPDFSLEIFNRYGNLMFKGDENKPEWDGANSDYKVGIEGAAPNGVYFYVIKFNKGSLAPKQGKLYLNR
- a CDS encoding T9SS type A sorting domain-containing protein, producing MKHIYLFLLLQLIPNSIWSQTILFKCGFENDLTTDWGATNNISSMPKFEINTLSKRTGNNGFQMQFNSAPQKGNLETAKNLSWENGITYRITFYYKAITPISNSESNIKIFANNGVTKLTQVNFPLTATTWTKYTTEFTSTVTDNTGSVLFSIRPSATDSGDIYFDDIQIEKLPPISAFFTDIKTKDIVSDPSIKWIQFGPGMSGNNTSFYPHPTDSNTHFTSPNMGNSYRSTDRGFTYETIMNEDAGAWNSGMRGPTETYSIDFSRSNANFGFSTGKRLGDLFQSSDKGKSWSRVMSVQAQAGNAYLSCIAVDPQNENVWYLGAGRMRDYGRVDFPLSQPNGSYTHNNSQGKIWKTTDKGANWTLINSGLHSSAEIETIYTDPTNSNIVYAGTNYGFYKSINGGTTWILKSNGITNNVIRSLSMYYNPSITGNQVVLYALSNIMWKADGSTLTDDTGGIFKSTDKGETWTNISGNIALDMRQFSSNSGIKKSYYNNVAFYFGITYDEAVAQYPNMPSKITQRFNQITVDPKNPDNIYLVNNYSNASGNNFKPGQLWRTKDGGTKWFVTVRNGKNWNTGSPDLNYWTNRGNPLNTNIQIKYKSDWVNRDDYEQKSCNFIQFNADGSVLYTQMAKIGLVSYDNGDSWVDIDDEETTPNSESWVGAGNSNLPGHGFYQSENLPNKVLCPSGENSLWITNSEGILIRPDAQGASVRNLTSGEHSVSSVAVDPTNPSIWFATFFRQDKRGQLLKSTDSGITWATVGTPVPLPWPEPAGGGDQAVHQMCLLIDKNNTNNMYFCVPRSSIRIEWVGDSVTGWGVHRSTDGGTTWTEINTGLPSSLDVARIAIDPNASNILYAAVIGNNGGLYKTTDYGSNWAQVSTTTVISGTSGINDIHFDKDGKAYITSGFNNVSDNGGGLWVSDDNMQTWSKIFDYPWTHRVEVAKYDTRTILVSTLPNTTIGQINGGTYLSKDSGNSWIKFNKGNGQSDRVNDIAIDYNTPGKYYASTRGSGWYVATDPNPNTLLKVNNHQSDSNSPIIYPNPTKNVVKIVENLAYQDFKIYSMNGTLVKQFTKNESNEYSVSDLATGIYIYVIKNNTDVYKGKLIKQ
- a CDS encoding CBS domain-containing protein — its product is MKQQVPVSTIMTKNIVKLNLTDDLTKAEVLFKANKIKHIPVVNNCKIVGIVSLNDMLRVCCTEADDEADIDLESVVYNMFTIQQVMTKSVITIKPYTTIKEAATILVENDFHALPVCDDENLVGILTSTDLINYLLEQYDIEE